GTTTTGGTTGATAGCTTAGCTATTAAGAAATGTCATTCAAGTGGACAGCCTACTCCTGCTCCTGCTGTGGATCTTGAGCTGGAGAAAGTACTTGGGGATATGCCTCAGAAGACCTTTGAATTTCACCATGTGGTTCATGCACGAGAGCCGCTTGACATTGCCCCAGGGATCTCAGTGATGGATGCTTTGAAGAGGGTCTTAAGGCTTCCTTCTGTCTGTTCAAAACGCTTCTTGACAACAAAAGTGGACAGATGCGTCACGGGTCTTGTGGCACAGCAGCAAACGGTTGGTCCTTTGCagattactcttgctgatgttGCTGTTATTGCTCAGACTTACACTGACTTAACTGGAGGTGCATGTGCAATTGGAGAGCAGCCAATCAAAGGTCTGGTTAATCCAAAGGCAATGGCAAGGTTAGCTGTTGGAGAAGCACTTACAAATCTGGTGTGGGCTAAGGTTACTTCTCTCTCTGATGTTAAGGCAAGTGGGAATTGGATGTATGCTGCCAAGCTTGATGGTGAAGGGGCAGACATGTACGATGCTGCAACAGCTCTTTCTGAAGCTATGATTGAACTTGGTATTGCTATTGATGGGGGAAAGGATAGTCTGTCAATGGCAGCCCATGCAGCTAGCGAGGTTGTTAAGGCTCCGGGAAATCTTGTTATTAGTGTGTATGTCACTTGTCCTGACATCACAAAAACAGTTACTCCGGATTTGAAATTGGGAGATGATGGCATGTTGCTTCACATTGACATAGCAAAAGGAAAGCGGCGGTTAGGTGCATCTGCTCTTGCCCATGCTTTTGACCAAGTTGGGGATGACTGTCCTGACCTTGAGGATGTTCCTTACCTCAAAAGGGTTTTTGAGTGTGTCCAAGATCTTATTGCAGATGACCTCATTTCTTCTGGACATGATATTAGTGATGGTGGACTGCTGGTCTGTGCCATGGAGATGGCATTTGCTGGGAATTGTGGTATTGCTTTGGATCTGACTTCACAAGGGAATAGTCTCTTCCAGACACTCTTTGCTGAAGAGCTTGGTCTTCTTGTTGAGATTAGCACAAAGAACTTGGATACTGTAATGCAAAAGCTAACCAGTGCAGGAGTTTCTGCTGATATTATTGGGCAAGTGACTGCCTCACAAATGATAGAACTGAAAGTTGATTCAGTAACTCATCTGAATGAGGAAACTTCTATCCTTAGAGATATGTGGGAAGAAACCAGTTTTCACCTGGAAAAGTTCCAAAGATTGGTTTCTTGTGTGGACATGGAGAAAGAAGGTTTGAAGTCTAGGCATGAACCTTACTGGAAACTGTCCTTTATTCCTTCCTTTACTGAGGAGAAATATATGACTGCAACTTCTAAACCAAAAGTTGCTGTGATTCGAGAGGAAGGCAGCAATGGAGACAGAGAGATGGCTGCATCATTTTATGCTGCTGGTTTTGAACCATGGGATGTTACGATGTCAGACCTTTTGATTGGAGCTATCTCTCTTCTTGAATTCCGTGGGGTTGTGTTTGTGGGGGGTTTTAGTTATGCTGATGTCCTTGATTCTGCAAAAGGTTGGTCTGCTTCCATACGATTCAATCAACCCCTTCTAAATCAATTTCAGGAGTTCTACAAGCGGCCTGATACTTTCAGTCTTGGTGTTTGCAATGGCTGTCAGCTCATGGCTCTACTAGGTTGGGTCCCAGGCCCCCAAGTTGGGGGTGTGCTTGGTGCTGGAGGTGACCCATCACAGCCAAGGTTTATTCACAATGAGTCTGGTCGATTTGAATGCCGCTTTACCAGTGTGACAATAAAGGATTCACCTGCCATAATGTTCAAAGGAATGGAAGGTAGTACATTGGGGGTGTGGGCAGCCCATGGTGAGGGAAGAGCATATTTCCCTGATGATGGTGTCCTTGACCTTGTGATTCATTCAAACTTGGCCCCAGTTAGATATTGTGATGATGATGGGAATCCTACAGAAGCTTACCCTTTCAATGTGAATGGCTCTCCCTTGGGAGTAGCGGCAATTTGTTCTCCTGATGGAAGGCATCTTGCTATGATGCCTCATCCAGAACGTTGCTTCTTGATGTGGCAATTCCCATGGTACCCCATGAACTGGAATGTAGATAATAAAGGTCCTAGCCCATGGTTAAAGATGTTCCAAAATGCTAGAGAATGGTGCTCATGAGACAGgtgattgttattattattatatgatatGTTTTACCATAGTTTTTGTTGTAATTGCTTACTGATACGTTACTCCCCTGATTCCAATTTGCAGTTAGTGGAATTGGTGGAGAGCTATGGATCATCATATTAAGGGATGTAGAATTTTTTAACAGTAAGGAGGTGTTTTGGATCTCAATAATTATCCATGGTTCCTTGAATTAAGCTTATTTTCTCTGCAAAAATACACACCAAGACGCAGGTGTTGAAATTTTTGAGTTTCATGTTGTTCCCTTCAATATCTTATGGTTTTTCTTTCATTTGTATCAAATGACATGAGTAATACAAAATTTTAGTTATCAATAGATTTCCTTCTGTTGTTCTTTTTGATGGTTGGTTAGTATGAATTCTTGCCAATTTCAGGAAGATGCTTTCCATTTGACAAGTATGGCATAAAAGGTTTTATGCATGCAattcatattattaaaaaagttaagTTGGAGTAGTCAAGGAAATTATCATCTTGCAACTGATTATTGAATGAATATTCAAACAGTGAACAAGTGAGCATAATCTCATAAAAGCTCTCatgatattttaatgttttgcCACATTATTCAGGTTGCAGCTCTCCATTCCAGTCTTACTGTGGAGAGTATTTTTGTTAGACCTTTATGAAAGATCTATGTGTCAACATCTACAATGGCAATTATAATTCATGATAACAGGATGTTAGGGAACTCAGATAATCTAAATTTTTAggctataataaaaaatttaatatatttagaaCTGCAAAGTTCTCTTTCCAGTTTATCAAATATGTTTATAGCATAAACAGGTAAAGGGTCATTCCCGTTAACCATGTAAAAATGTGTTCAAAATCCTTCATAGTGCCTCAGTAATCAGGTATTCATAAATGAGCATAGACTTTGTTTCTGAACCCTTTGTATTTTGTATACTCTTTTTCACTCTTGCACGTTGTTGACTTGGATGGTTTTTTGGTAGTGGCATATAGTGAAAGGTTTTGCCTAAGCTACTTTTAGCTTCTTTTTTGTTGTGAATTTTATCAGGATATAGGATATGAATGGATGATACTGTGCATATGCTCATATGTTATATTATCCATCTGTATGTATATCGTGAAGTTATACATATATACTTTAGGTGCTCCATCTGATTCTATGCAATTTAGCAGTCTGCTGCAATCCTTGCAACTCTTTATGGTCTTAAAATACCTGTCTTATTTGGTTTCATGTTGAAATATCAAAGATAAACTAATTTTGGATATTTCTTCAGAATTAATGTGTAACTACCTTAAATCACTCAACCTTAGGATACCTATCTTGTAACTGCAAATATTTAATACAAAAATATACTAAATTCCACAAACCATGTGATTCCACTGTTGCCCCACCAAATGAGATATTTGCCATTGCAACTTTGTTAGGATATACTAGACTTGAAAGGAATAGTGCAGTATATGAAGGCATATATTTAGATAAATGATTGTTTGATGCTGAAACTAAATTAGGCCCAGTGGCTTCATCTATATATTCAGATTCTGGTTTGAATCACAAAACATTCACAAAATTCGTTTCTGGATGGAACTGAACAAGTTCTCATGTTGGAGAAGTCCTAACTTGATATGGGAGCCTTTTTCAAGTCCCCAGCTTGGACTTAAGCTGATTTTGTGGGGATTGTTATCTGACCATGGCAATGTGCAGTGGTCTCTTGATCATAGTCCCAAGAGTCTGAAAAATACTGTTCATGCAATACAAATGCTGGTCTGGTGAACCCTGTGACGGCCAAAATATGCAGATTTTGGTTGGCTACAACTGATGGGAATTGGAGATTTAGGTCCAGAGAAACATACTCCTTTAAGAAAAGCAGAAGTTGCCTCTCATAATCAAACGCATTGGGCATGAGTTTTTTGCAGTCAGCCTTGCAAAAAGTAGATTGGCAATCATTCTCCTAGAAGCATTAGGTATGTTGTCCTTTCAGCGTCAATCTTAGATGTTCGGTTTAATTGAACTTGACTAACCACATGAGTGGTCTGCTTAGTGCCAATGCCTTAAATCATAGTATCCTTGGAATTTAGGCATTGACCAAGCAAACTGAAGATTTTCTGGATGTGTAAATGCCAAATGGTAGAATTATTTACGTGTAGCTGTGTGCTTTTTTTATCCAATCATTTTACAATGACATATTAAGGCTGTGTTGGATGTGCCGTAGCTTTAATTCTTATTTTTGTGGATCACTTGAGAAGGTCAATAATTTTGTTGAAAGGCATCATGAGCAAATTGTGACACCCTAACATGAGGCAGTGACAGGACATGATACAAAGAAGATAAAGTAGAAAGCAAACTGTGATTGTGTCCTTATCTGCATCAACTGAATGCCTGTTGCTGTTAAGTAGATATGGATCCTAATTCCTCTGGAAGGATATTTTTaggaaaatttactatttagtctctatattatgggaaaatttattagttggtccttctattttaaaaaatacactaaaatgcttttgacattttaaaaagtctattaattagtctctctGTTAATTTTAACTGCTAAATATtgcaaaaaagtctaaaatgctCTTGATACGGAGGGACTAGTTAATAGacttttaaaaacttaagggaCCAACTAATGAGTTATTCAAAACTATgggaactaaatagtaaaatacttaactactaaaattaatgaagggactaattagtagactttttaaaatgttacagacgttttaatgtatttttcagaACTGAAGGACCAATTAATGAGGTTCCTCGTATCATAGGaactaagtagtaattttttcatatttttattgcCATGATCATGCCATACCATATACAGACATAGATATTCAGACTTAGTTCCACTTTATTCCATGAAAATATCTTCTGTCAAAATATTCATGGGCTTCTACCTTTCATTGCAATGAAAGTTAAATTTGGCCTTGGTTGTATTGTTAAACCACCTTGTCCCATATCCATGTGTGTTTCTGTGGACATGATTTGTATGACAAGTTTCTGCCTGATGGTACCTTCAACCTGGTGTGGATTTGATATGGTTGTATTTTAATTCATGAATCTAATTGCTGGTCTGCATGGTTTCTACTAGTTCTCTCTTTCTAGTCTCAGAAAAGTGCAgtgatttttctatttttgttaACCTTCCAGGATCAAATTTCTGTAGAATGTGTTTAAGTTGATTCAATATCCATCCATTTTTGGCCATTCAGTGATTTAGATTTTGCCTTTGCTAGAGCTTAGTATTTCTGGGTACGCTTGATCTCTGATTGTAGTGCAGAGGTGACCTTTTTTAAGACAACAAAAATCTTATTCAGAGGTGTTCAAACTGGACTAAGTTTGCATCCTCACTTGAAATTCCTGGTGTCTACACAAGTGGATTTACAGATAGTGCACGGTGATGCGATAATTTTTTAAGACAACAAAAGATTATTCTGAGGTTCAGACTGGACTAACTCTACATCGTCATCTTGAAAATCATGGTAATTTTTCACACAAGCTGTAAGTCGCTTAAAATGCTTTTCTGCATCAATTTGGATCAGTTTCCAGTGTCCAACCATGAACAATATGGAAAGACCTCTTGGTCTGCTCCTTCAAGTAGTCTGTCCAAAGTATATGGGTGGGATTCACAGAAGGGATTTTGGTCTTCCCATTCATATATAGGAGGCAGTTCAGCATTCATTTGGCTGTTAAAAGCTTGGTTTCCAGATGCATATCCTGAAACATTCAATGGTGCAGCTGGTTGATTCTGATAATATTGCATGTTTATGGCATCTTGAAGTGAATAGTTCTGTATCTCACAGTTTGGGTTTGAAGTTGTTTGTGAGCTTCCACGACTAACAATGCCAACACTGAGATTAGCCATTTGGTGCCCGAGAATTTCTATCTCCTCTTGTAAGCTGGCTATCTGCAAGACAAGTTAAAAGAATGTATAAATTTCTGATTGGAGTTAAACTGACAAGTTCTAGGATGATTGTACACAGGCTGAGGATGTTGGAGAAAGAACATAGAAACCTGTTGTTGGAGTGCAAAAATATGAGCAACACAGCCATATATAGGATCCCGCATCCGAGCCAGTGCTTCATACGATATGGTGATAGCAGCATCACTTCGATTCTGTACTGGTAGGTGTAATAATAGTTTTGAAACATTGCTTGCACCAAACACCTTGTGCACTGCTGCAAAGTGGGTTGCAGCCTCATCATAACAGAAGTAAGGTGCAAACACACATTCACTCGTGCACTTTCTTCTTAGGAACTTGCATGCTCCACATGAAGAACCCAGCCCTGTCATTGTCCTATGCCTTTTCACTTATCTGTGTCAAGTGGATTTTGCTTGTACTAGGGCTGGTTTGTTTAGAAACTAATGTTGAGATTTGCTCTTTATAATCATCACTTGCTAGTGTCATAAACCCTTTTTGTTGAGGCCAAGAGACATTCCTCACTTTTCTTAAAAGTAGGTTCTTTTGGGTCTCCTTTATGGGCTACAATTGTCATTCTCAAATTGGGTAAGCTTTCCTAATTCATGCCTgctttttattcattaatataGACCTAATCATCATTATCATTAGTTGGCTCTAAAAATGAGATTAATtgctttaattaatatttttctgtTGACAAATCATTGCTAGGCTAGTAAAACAGTTAATTTCCCCTTTATTTGGCAATTATTATAAAAACTTTCTTTTCCAAGGAGCATGATGATAAGAAACAATAGAGCTTCCAATCTGAATATGCATAATGTTTTAATAGAATAGGTTTACAGGCTAACTATGcctttttagttttattatacTTGTGCAGGTGTTGCAGAACATTCACATACTGTACCTGTAATGAGGTTGTGAATGGATCTACCACTCCTTAATGTGAAAAGGTTGACCAAAATATTTCTTGGCATTGTTGAACTACTTTCTGGGTTCTTTTGGTAATCTTATTCCATTGATTGCTCTCTATTACTCTCTTTGAAGGTTTATGACTATAAGACTTTCATGAAGAAAAGGCAGTTCAGCAAATAGGGATACTGGTAGTTGCATGAAGAAATCATGATATAttgtttgaaaatattttatcctTTCAGTCAAAATCAAACTGTAGGAGTTGGTGCATTTGCGGCTTTTGAATGTGTTCTTTTTATCTGAAGAGAacaaatttatattgttttatatGCAGAGTTCATAGCTTAGGCATTGGACAAAGCATAGCCATGACTAATGACAGTTTTTTGTCTGGATATAGTAATTCCTTTAATTATGCAGCTTCTAATCCTACATTATGCTTTAACTCTCCATTATGATGCTTATTTTATTGCTACACGTTATCAGGTTTGCTGTTGGCCACTTACTAATAATGGAGTGGTGGCTGAAGACTTGAACAAGATTCATCTTATTGCTCCCAAAACCAGGAGAGCAGCTCACATGTTTATCAGCAACAGTTGCAACTTGTAAGTGCTTAAACTTTTTATCTCTTCTAATGCTTCAAGGCTCTAGAAAGAAACCATGCATGGGCAAATGAGAGAAAGGAAGGAAGATGGATGAGAGACAAAATGCCATTTTCAGTGACATTGATGCTTACTTTTTGTCTTTTCAAAACTCTGTAGTTTTTTTGTTTTGAATCAAATTTATGAATCACAAGGGATAAGAGTGTTATGGGATGGTGGAGGGGAACTTTTTGGTTTTTGAGTTTAACGATGAAAGTGACTTTCTCTATCatgcaaaaataatcaatttttatcTACTTGCATGTTAGCTCTTATGCCTGTTTGCATGTCCATGAACCTACTTGCAGCGTACTCCggatgaataaaatttaaggctTATAGGCTGTAGGCAAAAACTGCAATTCCTTTCCTATCCATTTAGTTTCTCAATAATTTGAGCTGTCATCAACTCCATAATCATACAAGAGAGTCAATAATCTTGTTAACGTTAAACATCTCcgccttttcttttcctccatTAGGAAACTACATTATATTGGAGTAAGAGTTTAATTTAATTCCTTGATCTGTATTCAAAGTCATATAGACTGCTTCAATTTTCTCTTATATGGGTGAATTCTTGCATTATGATCCTAGTGTGAGTGACATTCATCGAAAAATCTACATTATCAAGTGCTAAAGTTTTAGTGcaactttttttaaaatcatagtGAGAGTTTTCAAGATCCATGTGGGAACATTGTTAAACAATTCATTTGATGCATTTGTAGTATTCCTACAAACTTAATTCCTCTTATTTTCTTGCCAAATTTTGCATTTTTCTTTATACAATATATGGGATTTTGAAAACTAATTAGGAAACCTAGAAAGGATGAAGGTGCTAGGATAGGTGACTGTTTTTGCATTGAGCACTGAGATCAAAACTTGTAACCAATTAAGTAAACCAATACCTCCGTAGGGCTAGTCTGTGTTTAGATCAACTATGGCAAGGACTGGGGGAGTCTAGAGGTTTGGTTCCCTTAGCCCGAAGCCTATACCTAATTCACCCTTTGATTGGTTGGGGATGTTGAGAGAATGAAGAACTAGGCCAAcagtatgttatggtatgatttGGATTAAAAGAGGGCAAAAACAATTCTTTCTAATTGTTCATTTTGCTTCttaaatttcctttttaatgcaCTGTCATTGATTGACATTTTTTCCTCTTAGGTATGgacctgaaaaaaaaaaaaaacacaggcGAATCAGATGCTCAAGTCAGAGATTGTCAAATCAACTCAGTCGatattttttcctttattttacaAGTTCATGCCTAAATAATGGAGATGCGAACatcatgaatttttaaaaatgaaaatttattattttataaaattatgggagtctttttatttattttattatttatatttattaattttatacctTTATGAACacaaaaaaatggagaaaataaCATTAGTTCGTGTTAGCTTTGTTTtgataaagcatttaagttttgtattgaaaatttttatgtgattttgtTTTTAGTGTGAAATTATTGCCTACAATATGCATAAAAAGAATGACTTTAGACATGCAAATAAAAGATATTAAGCTTTTTCCTCTTTTGCTGGCCAAAAGATTCATAAAAGAAAATAGATGGGCATGTGTATtcactattattattaacattttatACAAGTGTTAGGTAATTAAAAAGTCTCCTGttaattaattacataaaaaaaaaaaaggtaatggtaacaataataaaatttcacatGTTAGCTAAATCATTTTGGGGGGTCAGTTGTgataaataaaactaatttattttactttataacatatattaaattattaacatattttataattattaatttattttagagaAATTTATAATTCAGCAGAAAATATGGAGAATAGAaagaataaaatagaaaaagtagagtatttttaaaagtatttataataaaaaaaaatgataattttaagtgattataaaaattttgaaataatataataaaatcataatgattatatttaatattaaatttaaatattaaacctATTCGTACGAAAAAATTTTTTGTATAAACATTTGGGTGAGATTTTAATGTTTCCACTTTCCACTGCTGGAAGACGTGGgcttgaagttttttttttttttttttctgttgctagatttcttttattatttaaaaaaactctttagccatcattattatttaaataatcttAATTATATATGCAAAAAGGTCTAATATTTGCCTACTTGTTGGAGATTATGaaagtaattttaatttaattttcaatactataacaaaaaaaaattgaaaaaaagtattactcattaaacatgaaagaaaatatattttcaaaataaataaataaaggtgGATAAAAATCGGTTATAACAGAAAATTAAcctaattattttagttaatttttttattggtttagttggattaatattattttagaaaGTTTGTTTTcttagtttgatttgattattttatgaaaagaaatacttaaaatttactttaataaaatatagtcaaatgatcgaattaaattacaattttctattggattcaatttaattcatacattaatttaatttttcaaaatttcaattGTTTTAATAAACTAGATTGAATTCCCAACCAACCAACTGTAAACAAGTCATTGGCCTTCTCTTCATGAAAACTTGGACAGGCCATGAAAGCTGCTGATGAAAACAAAACCACAGAAACAAGAATTTGAGAGAAATGGCCCAACTACAATTTTTCTTCCTCTTATTAtcccaaaatttttattttattattctgatatttcttctgaaaaaaaaaaaaaaacaagaaattgATAGAGAATTCCCAATGAAATCCCACCTCTAATTAATCCTGAAAACAgacaaaacatgcaaaccatTTGATATCACAAACTATTCATCACCTTTGTCTTCAATTAGCTcgtctttttcatttttttttaacaacaaaaatggaaaaaaaattttttaattcaatcgCAGAGGAGCTGAAGGGTTAGTCTCCAAGCTTTTTGTGGTAATAAAACAGACAAAATTTTTTAGTGGTGATGAGACCACCTTAATTGTTATCCTCACAATCAAATCTAACCTTTCGATAACTGTTGAGGACTCCACCTCTAAGCTAATATTCTTTCGCCACGTGGCATTCGGGCAATCTTGTTTGTGTGGCCGTTAGGAATTTGAAACCTAATCCTTTGAGAAAATAATTTCTGTTCACTGAAAAAAACTGCTATAAGTCTCCTCTTCA
This region of Manihot esculenta cultivar AM560-2 chromosome 10, M.esculenta_v8, whole genome shotgun sequence genomic DNA includes:
- the LOC110623935 gene encoding probable phosphoribosylformylglycinamidine synthase, chloroplastic/mitochondrial, whose product is MAGAREITTATQFLQGTSKQTLFLQRDLPINRRNQLLWGTLRNRKSPLGLSNKRCVSLRCCAQSKPRAIVSGGVTSSVDEQSSLIEKPAQQIVHFYRLPLIQESATLELLKLVQAKVSNEIVGLQTEQCFNIGLQSEISSEKLGVLRWLLQETYEPENLETESFLEKKKKEGLNTVILEVGPRLSFTTAWSANAVSICRACGLTEVTRMERSRRYLLYSKGVLQEDQLNVFAAMVHDRMTECVYTRRLTSFETSVVPEEVRYVPVLEKGRKALEEINQEMGLAFDEQDLQYYTRLFKEDIKRNPTTVELFDIAQSNSEHSRHWFFTGKIVIDGQPMDRTLMQIVKSTLQANPNNSVIGFKDNSSAIKGFHVKQLRPVQPGLTCPLNATTCDIDILLTAETHNFPCAVAPYPGAETGAGGRIRDTHATGRGSFVVAATAGYCVGNLNIEGSYAPWEDHSFTYPSNLASPLQILIDASNGASDYGNKFGEPLIQGYTRTFGMRLPSGERREWLKPIMFSGGIGQIDHTHITKGEPDVGMLVVKIGGPAYRIGMGGGAASSMVSGQNDAELDFNAVQRGDAEMAQKLYRVVRACIEMGENNPIISIHDQGAGGNCNVVKEIIYPKGAVIDIRAIVVGDHTMSILEIWGAEYQEQDAILVKPESRDLLQSICERERVSMAVIGAINGEGRVVLVDSLAIKKCHSSGQPTPAPAVDLELEKVLGDMPQKTFEFHHVVHAREPLDIAPGISVMDALKRVLRLPSVCSKRFLTTKVDRCVTGLVAQQQTVGPLQITLADVAVIAQTYTDLTGGACAIGEQPIKGLVNPKAMARLAVGEALTNLVWAKVTSLSDVKASGNWMYAAKLDGEGADMYDAATALSEAMIELGIAIDGGKDSLSMAAHAASEVVKAPGNLVISVYVTCPDITKTVTPDLKLGDDGMLLHIDIAKGKRRLGASALAHAFDQVGDDCPDLEDVPYLKRVFECVQDLIADDLISSGHDISDGGLLVCAMEMAFAGNCGIALDLTSQGNSLFQTLFAEELGLLVEISTKNLDTVMQKLTSAGVSADIIGQVTASQMIELKVDSVTHLNEETSILRDMWEETSFHLEKFQRLVSCVDMEKEGLKSRHEPYWKLSFIPSFTEEKYMTATSKPKVAVIREEGSNGDREMAASFYAAGFEPWDVTMSDLLIGAISLLEFRGVVFVGGFSYADVLDSAKGWSASIRFNQPLLNQFQEFYKRPDTFSLGVCNGCQLMALLGWVPGPQVGGVLGAGGDPSQPRFIHNESGRFECRFTSVTIKDSPAIMFKGMEGSTLGVWAAHGEGRAYFPDDGVLDLVIHSNLAPVRYCDDDGNPTEAYPFNVNGSPLGVAAICSPDGRHLAMMPHPERCFLMWQFPWYPMNWNVDNKGPSPWLKMFQNAREWCS
- the LOC110624652 gene encoding LOB domain-containing protein 33, yielding MTGLGSSCGACKFLRRKCTSECVFAPYFCYDEAATHFAAVHKVFGASNVSKLLLHLPVQNRSDAAITISYEALARMRDPIYGCVAHIFALQQQIASLQEEIEILGHQMANLSVGIVSRGSSQTTSNPNCEIQNYSLQDAINMQYYQNQPAAPLNVSGYASGNQAFNSQMNAELPPIYEWEDQNPFCESHPYTLDRLLEGADQEVFPYCSWLDTGN